One segment of Panicum virgatum strain AP13 chromosome 1K, P.virgatum_v5, whole genome shotgun sequence DNA contains the following:
- the LOC120699965 gene encoding putative F-box/LRR-repeat protein 23 — protein MGGDASAGFGCRPARGGGGKRRFLRVPLDTSWTVPDRPPIGNSPNLDPFQPFPKPYSPMSSLPPPAPSMAEAEVEARDWAEMPSDALAAVFGKLEVAEILTGAGLVCRAWHRLAATDPTLWRRVDMCHQGDLLETEEAEAMARAAVDRAAGTMEAFWADTFVTDDLLRYISRRAPSLKSLHLSLCHHVSNEGFAEAISSLPQLEELYVTFCTLHGNVCDTIGRACPHLKRFSLNERWSILQSEFAPYEGMDDDTEALGIASTMPGLQELQLIGNNLTNDGLMAILDRCRHLESLDIRQCYNIQMDDVMKLKCARIRDLKLPHDSISDFKYRAYIVSSIANSGSDFEVDMYDDLLDVVTEDGEADFDDFDDAGSDGGMYDDEFDI, from the exons ATGGGCGGCGACGCGAGCGCGGGATTTGGGTGCCGTCCCGCCCGGGGAGGAGGTGGAAAACGGAGATTCCTTCGTGTGCCCTTGGATACATCTTGGACGGTCCCAGATCGGCCGCCAATCGGCAATTCACCGAATCTGGATCCCTTCCAGCCATTCCCCAAACCCTACTCTCCGATgtcctcgctgccgccgccggctccatcCATGGCTGAGGCAGAGGTCGAGGCCCGTGACTGGGCGGAGATGCCGTcggacgcgctcgccgccgttTTCGGGAAGCTGGAGGTGGCCGAGATCCTGACCGGGGCCGGGCTGGTGTGCCGCGCGTGGCACCGGCTCGCCGCCACGGATCCCACGCTGTGGCGCCGTGTGGACATGTGCCACCAGGGAGACCTCCTGGAGACTGAGGAGGCCGAGGCCatggcgcgcgccgccgtcgaccgcGCCGCGGGCACCATGGAAGCGTTCTGGGCCGACACCTTCGTCACCGACGACCTCCTCCGATACATCTCTCGGAG GGCCCCCTCATTGAAGAGCCTCCATCTCAGCTTGTGCCATCACGTCTCTAATGAAGGTTTTGCAGAGGCAATTAGTTCTTTACCTCAGCTCGAGGAGCTTTATGTTACATTTTGCACATTGCATGGCAACGTTTGTGATACTATTGGCAGAGCCTGCCCACACCTTAAACGCTTCAGTTTGAATGAACGCTGGTCTATTCTTCAAAGTGAGTTTGCACCCTATGAGGGCATGGATGATGACACCGAAGCATTAGGAATTGCTAGCACCATGCCTGGGCTCCAAGAACTACAGTTGATTGGTAACAACCTGACCAATGATGGACTCATGGCAATTCTTGACCGTTGCCGGCACCTTGAATCCCTTGACATACGCCAGTGCTACAACATCCAAATGGACGATGTGATGAAATTGAAATGTGCTAGGATACGAGATCTGAAGCTTCCTCATGACTCCATCTCTGACTTCAAGTACCGCGCTTACATTGTCAGCAGCATAGCTAACTCTGGCTCTGATTTCGAGGTTGATATGTATGATGATCTGCTGGATGTGGTAACTGAAGATGGTGAAGCTGATTTTGATGATTTCGACGATGCAGGCTCAGATGGAGGTATGTATGATGACGAATTTGATATCTGA
- the LOC120653967 gene encoding Holliday junction resolvase MOC1, chloroplastic-like, with translation MAKLVDRSLGWSFGLQISTGHRAVVLRRYIGGQGGPVLYDVPGKIRRRQGSRLGLVAAVLLLVLGRSSCKVGRGCGTAERRVRGGTGAELSAWSSPPPLPRRLPLELADSTLAAAPGSPLPPLGLEPVARQSRGPTPVGAAGRTGGGGASSWTSWSTPAPADSAPEAAGRRPSSSCGASRRRAAAAGTAAREGAAALAEASLFLFEKAYWTWKVSVRKLLHQVSAECKLGAYGLVSLTHSVSLASTRIDLVPRLCYALRRWTGSDARPLRAAACTTAALPRRPDRHVATARSSACRGRAPPPRMAPSASSSSDSRGRVPPPPTAPPAAIAPRHAHELAAAVALVKLRRPWSGPAAARSSAGCGRAPAAAGTARVTTPRP, from the exons ATGGCGAAGCTCGTGGACCGGTCGCTGGGGTGGTCCTTCGGGCTCCAGATCTCCACGGGTCATCGCGCGGTGGTGCTGCGGAGGTATATCGGGGGTCAGGGAGGTCCGGTGCTCTACGATG TTCCGGGGAAAATCCGGCGCAGGCAAGGGTCGAGGTTGGGGTTGGTGGCCGCGGTGCTGCTCCTGGTGCTCGGGCGAAGCTCCTGCAAGGTTGGCCGGGGTTGTggcacggcggagcggcgagTCCGCGGCGGCACAGGGGCGGAGCTGAG tgcgtggagctcgccgccaCCCCTACCTCGTCGCCTTCCACTGGAGCTTGCGGACtccacgctcgccgccgcccctggctcGCCGCTTCCTCCGCTCGGTCTCGAGCCAGTGGCACGGCAGAGCAGGGGCCCCACCCCCGTCGGCGCAGCGGGAAGAactggtggcggcggtgcaTCCAGCTGGACATCGTGGagcaccccggcgccggcggactcGGCACCggaggcggcgggtcggcgtcCTTCTTCAAGCTGTGGTGCGAGCAGACGCcgggcagcggcagcgggcaCGGCAGCTcgggaaggggcggcggcgctcgcagaGGCGTCGCTCTTCCTGTTCGAGAAGGCCTACTGGACATGGAAGGTCTCCGTCCGCAAGCTGCTCCACCAGGTGAGCGCCGAGTGCAAGCTGGGCGCGTACGGGCTCGTCTCACTCACGCACTCCGTCTCGCTGGCGAGCACGAGGATCGACCTCGTGCCTCGGCTCTGCTATGCTCTGCGGCGGTGGACGGGCAGCGACGCGCGTCCCCTGCGAGCGGCCGCATGCACGACCGCCGCGTTGCCGCGCAGGCCCGACCGCCACGTCGCCACCGCACGCAGCTCCGcatgccgcggccgcgccccgccgccgcgcatggcTCCGTCCGCCTCGTCGAGCTCCGACAGCCGCGGTcgggtcccgccgccgcccacggctcCACCGGCCGCGATCGCGCCCCGCCACGCCCACGAGCTCGCCGCTGCGGTCGCCCTCGTCAAGCTTCGCCGGCCATGgtcgggccccgccgccgcccgcagctccGCCGGCTGCGGTCGCGCCCCGGCCGCTGCCGGCACCGCGCGCGTCACCACACCGCGGCCCTAG